The DNA window AGAAGGCCACCAGAGTCAGCTGTGAACTATGTTCATGCTCTGCAGATGACCAGGAGGTGTGTGCAGCGAAGGGCACTGAGAGGTGGCCAGACCACAGACAGGGCTGCCTGTGGGGTGGGCTGCAGGTACCAGGTGCTGCAGCCTCCGTGCACTGCCCCCAGGTCCTGCAGGTGGGGGCTTTGTCCTGACCCTTGGGAGCCCCATGTGCAGCTCCTCCTACGGTTCCCTGGGTGGGCAGGCCAACAGAGGCTGCGGCTCAGGACCGTCCACAGGGCAGAGCCAGCTCCTCAGGCATTCCACACTCAGGCCCCGTCCCTGCTCTGTCCCCTCTGGCCGtctctcccctctcttctctctctctctctctctgtctcctctgTCTCCCCTCTCTATGTCTCTcccgtctctgtctctctctcctctctgtgtctctcccgtctctgtctctctctcctctctgtctctcccgtctctgtctctctctcctctctgtgtctctcccgtctctgtctctctctcctctgtctctcccctctcttctctctctcctctctctctgtctcctctcccccctctctctccctccccccctcctctcctccctccctccctctctctctccctctctactgTCTCtctcctgtctctgtctctcccctCTCTGTGTCTCTCCTGTCTCTGTCTCCTCTCTGTGTCTCCCCCGTCTCTGTGTCTCTCCCGTCTCTGTCTCtcttctctctgtgtctctcccaTCTCTGTCTCTCCTGTCTCTGTATGGGTCTCTCTCCTCTCTGTCTcctctcccccctcctctcctccctctctctgtctctctcctccctccctccctccctctctctcctccctccctccctccctccctctctcctccctccctccctctctcctccctccctccctccctccctccctccctctctcctccctccctccctctctcctccctccctccctctctcctccctccctccctctctctcctccctccctccctctctctcctccctccctccctctctcctccctccctccctctctcctccctccctccctctctcctccctccctctctcctccctccccccctctctcctccctccctccctctctcctccctccctccctctctctcctccctccctccctctctctcctccctccctactgtctctctcctctctgtctctctgcccTCCAtctcctctctgtctctctcctgtCTCTGTCCCTGCCTCTGTGTCCTGTGTGGCTCACTGAGGGTGGCAGAGTGAAATGGCATGTCCACACCATGGAGATGGCCTCGCTGCAGGGACCCACCACTGCGATGGCCGTGACCTGCCGTTGCTGTCCCCCAGCACAGCCTGCGGCCCCAGGACACCATCTGCACCTGCAGGATGTCACCCCAGGGGACCGCAGTCCCCTGTGCCCAGCCCCTGTTGTGTGACCAAGGTGGCACCGTCAGAGCCCTGCAGAGCACTGTCTTCTTGTCCTCCCAATCCTGAGGTCAGCTGAGGCTGCAAGTGGGGACGTGGATGCTTGAGTGGCAGGAGCTCGGCCACACCCAGTCAGGGTCAGGTCAGCCTGTGGGGAGGGGACTGCTGGTGTCCTGGGTTGTGGCCCTGTGGGGGTGCAGAGAGCCCCAAGGTCCAGAAGGTCTGAGCCAGGTAAGCGGAGGCCTGGAGAGACCGGGAACCTAGGCCCTGCAGCAGTCCTGGAGGACCAGAGTCCCCAGGGCCGGGCTGGCCTCAGGGCAAGCTTTGGCCTCTGTGCACGGAGGACAGCCAGGTTGCCCAGTTTCCCAGAAGCACCCAGCTGTGCCTGGGCGGTCCATGGCCTCCTGACCACAACCCACAGCCCTTTCCCCCCTTCCGGACCGTTGGGTGGGGTGGGGCTGCAGCCCACAGGTCTCTGTGGGAGAGGAGCCTGCCTGGCCATGGGGCCCAGGCTGGGGGACTGGGGGCGCCTGCTGCTGACCCTGGCCGCTGCCCTGACACTGCCTACCAGGGCCCCTGGTAAGGACCCTGACTCCCACCCAAGCCCCTCCGACTCCCGCAGGGGAGTCCCAGGTGACCCTGCCCCTGGCCGTGGCCCTGGGGCAGTCACTCAGCTGGGGATGGgaccccaggtggaaggggtggcCCATGGGTGCCCAACCCCAGGCTTACAGGGTCCCAAGGCCCCTGCAGACGCTCTCTCCTGCCCCTGTGTGTCTCTGCCTCTCccccccctgccctgtcccccCCTGCCTGGTGCCCACCCTGGCCCCTCACACAGCTGCCCACTGCAGGCTCCCAGGGGGCGCAGATCATCGGGGGCCGTGAGGTGACGCCCCACTCCCGGCCCTACATGGCCTCTGTGAGCTTCGGGGGCCAGCACCACTGTGGGGGCTTCCTGCTCCGATCCCGCTGGGTGGTGTCCGCTGCCCACTGCTTCAGCCACAGGTGAGGTTCTTCCTGACAGCAGGAGCTGACCCTGACCAGCAGGGAGCCGGGCTCTGCAGGGACAGGGTGGACGCCACAGCTTGTCGGGGTCTCTCAGGACCCACACTGGCAGCAAGGAGAATGGGAGGAGGGGTGGCGGGGTGGTGAGGAGGCAGGGGACGGTGACCCCACGTGGCTGCCATCATTGCTGTTGCGTGGACACTGCTATCACCTGTGCCAGGTTGGGGCCGGACCACCAACGTGCTAAGCACCATGCTCACTCTAAGTGTGTCCTAGCCAGGATTCTGACCGGTCCTGCAGCTCCTGAGATGTCACTGAGCTGAGGCCACAGGCTAGGCCCCTTTCTTGGAGGAGGGTCTCAGGCCCCTGTTCTGTCCTGCCACTCTCCATAGGGACCCCCGTGCGGGCCTGGTGGTGCTCGGGGCCCACACGCTGCGCCCCAAGGAGCCCACACGGCAGGTGTTCGGCATTGCGGCGGTGACCAGGCACCCCGACTACCAGCCGGCCACCCACACCAACGACATCTGCCTGCTGCGGGTGAGCGGAGCGGCCATACCCAGCGTGACCTCTGGATttggttttgtggtgctggggaccaaagccagggcctcatatgtgccAGGCCAGAgcccaccactgagccactagcACCCAATGAGGCGGAGGGGCCCTGTGAGCACCTGAGCCAGCCACACCCCTCCTGGTCTGGTCACCTGGCTCCGCCTCCCACATGCCCCTCCTCCAGGCCCCTCTGCCTTCTGGAGGACCAGGGATCTTTCCAGTATCTGCTCGGTGCCCTTCCCTGGCGTTTGGCAGCCCTCCCCTCACCTGTCCCCTGCTTCTGTCTGGCACCAGAGTCACCTGTACACCTGGGCCATTGCTGGATGCCTCCTCTGGACCCTGATGGCCACCCATGGTACAATCAGGTGCTCCATACTCGAAAGAGGGGGATGGGTGAGGTCCAGGCTTCCATCAAAGACCGCACCTGCCCTGGGCTGCAGGGGCCCTTCCGTGGGAGTCCCGGGAGCCCTGCCTGGCCCTCCTGCCTGGCCCCAGGTGCCCCCAGGCCTGGTATTCAGGGGGGAGCACACCCAACCTGCCCTGGACCTTCGAGACACCCGCACGGTTCCGTGGACAGGTCCGTGGACAGGCGTGGGGGCACTGTCCTTCCCTAGCCCATCAAGGAGGTCTGCACTCCCAGCTGGCACAGCCTGGGGGGCCGACACCCCAGTGCCCTGCACCTGCTGCTCACGTTCGCCTGGCCCCTCTACAGATGGGGAAACTCAGGCAGGCAAGCAGTCGGCCATGAAGTGCCTGCAGCACCCAGGAGTGAGTCCCAGCCCAGGGTCTGCGCCACtgtctgcctctgagggtggcagCCCCTCCGTCCCAGCCGCCTCCCAGCTCTGCTGCAGCCCCCAGGACCTCTGTGGGCAACAGGCAGCTGCTTGGTTCTGGTTCTGGTTCTGGCTGGGTGCTGGGGCGGAGCCCGGGTCTCCCCCTTGAACCTGAGAGAGGAGGCCTCCCTGTGGAGGACCGTGGCCCCAGCAGGGCACCAGGAGGTGCAAGTAGGCCCGGGGAGCCTCGGCGAACCTGCCCCGGCAGGAGGCGAGACAGGCTGGAGAACCGGTAAATGTTCATGGTGGACCCCGAGGGCACTGGGGAGCCACGGAGGGCTAAGAGCAGGAAGGAGGCGCCGGCTGGTGAGATGGCACCTGGTGGGCGCAGCCCTGAGTCGGCCTCTCCCCGCAGCTCAACGGCTCTGCGGTCCTGGGCCCTGCGGTGGGGCTGCTGCACCTGCCGCGGAGCGGCGCCAGGCCACCCGCGGCCGGGGCGCGCTGCCGGGTGGCCGGCTGGGGCTTCGTGTCGGACTTCGAAGAGCCACCCCCAGGACTGATGGAGGCCGAGGTCCGTGTGCTGGGCCTGGACGTCTGCAATAGCTCCTGGAGGGGCCAGCTGAGCCCCCACATGCTGTGCACCCGCAGTGGGGACCGGCGGAGGCGGGGCTTCTGCTCGGTAGGTGCCCCGACCCACCCGCTGACGTGGGGCGAAGAGCCGCCGCCGAGGGCTCAGGGCTGGGCAGGGGCGGCCTCGGGCCCGGGGCCCGGCGCTGCGGCCAGCAAGGGCGGGGCGTCCCCAGGGCCACCGGGGTGTGGCGCCGGGGTGTGGCTGTAGGGGTGCGCAGGCACGAGGCGGCACTTCCCGGTGCAGCCACAAGCAGTGTCCAGCAGGGGGCAGAGCAGGGCCACAGGAAGCCGCCCCTGCCCGACTCCTGGAAAACACGTGAACGCGGGCAGCTCCGGGGAGAGGGCCGCGAGGGAGGGTCGTCCGCTCCAGGGCAGAGAGGCGTGGTGTAGACAGACTCCAGCGCCCACCAGCCTGAATCCAATGCAGGCGGCGCCACCTCAAGTCTCTCAGTGAAGCCGCTATACTAGCAGTTCCTACTTCATAGGGTCAGAGCTGAGTCCAGAGGGCAGTTAGGGTGGTTGGACCAGGGGAGATTTTAGGGTGGGTGTCCCGGAGGCCTCTCTGAGAAGAGCAGCACGGAGATGAAATTTGAAGCCTTGAGGTCTGAGGGAAGGTCTGCCAGGCAGAGATGGCTTAGAGGACTACTAAGTACATTCGGGCAGGTGGTGCACTGCACAAAGATCACAGACTCCACCGGACAAACAGGTCTCTAGGACCAGCAAATGTGGGAAGAGCCTGAGGCTGGTGTGGTTGCAGCCCAGAGTCAGGGGCAAGAAGGGCAGAGGGAGGGCAAGGTTGGGTCCTCGCGGCCTGGAAGGCAGAGGAGAGCACTAGGGTGTGGGGTGTTTCCTTTAGGGAACCGAGATCCACGGCCCCTTACCTCCCTTCTCCTTCACCCTAGGGGGACTCCGGAGGGCCTCTGGTGTGCATGGGCCGGGCCCATGGCCTCATCTCCTTCTCAGGCCTCTGGTGCGGTGACCCCAAGACCCCCGATGTGTACACACAGGTTTCTGCCTTCGTGGCCTGGATCTGGGGTGTGGTTCGGGGAGGCCGCCCCCCACCTAGGATTGCAGAGAACCGCCTGGGCGCTGCCTGAGCCACAGCCCTGCTGATGACCTGCCGCTTGGACTGCAGCACCCCATGGCTGGCCCCTGAAGCCCAGGCACTGGTTGTGGGGGATCTCTGCTGCAAATGAAGAGAGCAGAATCGAACCCAGTTGATGACTAGACACATGGGCACCAGCCTCTGCCACGGACAGTTCCGGGCCCGAACCAGCCAGTGTCTGTCCTGCCTGCAGTCCTTTCCATCCTTCCATGCCCCCCACGGACCTCTGGGGAGGTATCCAGCCCTCCCACCCTGGACCCCAGCACCCCTGCCGAGAAGGCCGAGAGCCCCCCAGTGTCTAGGTGGGGAAACTGAGCCTGGGAAACCTGGGTGTTCTGAGGGGGGGGGCTGCAGGGAGGCTGGACAGGGGTCTCCCTATCTCAGGTGGGCCTGGCCTCCCAAGCCTTGCCCGCATCCTCTAATGACCACAGCAGGCGGCCAGTCACAGAAGGAGATTGCCCAGGCTGTACAGTCACATGGCTACTACTGTTGCACCCCAACTCTGAGGCCGGGATTTGTTTTTGAACCCCCAGCCAGCTGGCTTCTTGGGGTTGTCCTGAGCTGTCTCACACCCCTGCCTTCCCCACCCACCAAGGcccttttctctccttccctctcctcctcagtcccTCCTGCTGCCCTCCATTGCTTGGAGGTGGAGCTGAGCCCAGGAACACAAGCCCAGGCTGCTCTGGATGCTCCCAGGACTGCACTAGTCACCCCCTAGCTGCGGGGCAGCACAAGACCCAGAGAGAGGAGGCAAAGGCAGGCCTGGACACCCCCAGTAGCCTTTTCAGTCTTTATTTCTTTGGTGAGGCAGAACCCAGGGTGGGGAAGGCTGCCCTGTGGGCTCAGTGGACCCCTGGCTCAGGATGCTCACTGGAATTTGCAGCACAGCTCTCTGGGCTGGAGAAAGATGGGCAGGGCCTCACTATCCACCTTGCCCTGGACCAGGGAGCTGGGCTCTCTGCCCACTGGTTTGCCTCTGGTCTCCAACACAGTCTGAGTGGAGGGTAGTAGCCTCAGGGACTGGCTCCAGAACTGGCTGGTGTGGCCACCCCCAGCCCAGCTGACAGGTGGCTAGAGGCTAGCTGGGACCTGGGTCTAAAGCCCTGGCCAAGGCCTGCCACTGGGCAGCAGGAACCCAGCGCTGCCCAGGTCAGTCTTGGTCCCCACTCTTTGGGTAAGCTGGGGCTCGTGGTCCCCATCTGGTCATCCCTAAGTGGACAGCACATTGCAGGACACAGGACACAGTTCTGGGTGAATGCTGGCTGCCCCACATCTGAGGCCATGGAATCTCACCAGTTGAACCTCTGGGAGGTGCTGGGCAGATGTGCCCGAGACAGGAGGCATGGACGGGACCCTGCTCAGGCAACATGCGGGGCATTTCTTAGGGGCCTCACGGGAAGTACTGGGAGGCAGAGGTAGTGGGGAGGCAGGAACCTGTAGTTCTTGGGCTGGGAGGCCACCATGCCACTTccttggccttttgcttatctgCTATGGGCACCTGCCCTGGGCCCCAGTGCGGagctttgaggccagcctcctcATCTCTCTCCTGGGGAGGGGAGGGCCATTAGCAGGGGCCACCAGCGTGCTGGCAGTGCAACCGACAGGCATCTCCAAAGAAGCAGAAACGGGATCCTCTGGGCGGGTACCTAGGATAGGGGCTGGGCTTCCCCAGGAGGTGCCCTAACCTGATGCTGCGTCTCCAGGGCAGCCACATCCACTGGCCCTTTGGGAGGTCTCCTTCCCTCCGCCCTTCCAAGACATCTTCAGCGCGCTCTGGGATCCCCAAGAAATCCCCACTCAGCTTCAGTAGTCCACGGGACATAAATTAGATTCTGCTGCTGTGACAATAAATAAGAGGGACGGCCTCGAACGCCAGGCGGTGCTGCTGCAGCTCACACGAAGTTCTCCTCCTCCGACTCCGCCTCCGACGGCTCCTCGCGAGCGCCTGCAGggcggggaggggcagagcttgaGCGACGCAGGCGCGGAGGTTTGCCTTCCCAACTGGCCCCGCCTCACCTGCGCAGCTTCCAGGGTGGCGAACGCCGATGGAGCGACCCAGGAAACACGTGGCCTGGCGCAGGTGGCACGAGGAGATGTAGGTGACGTTGTTGTTGCCGCAAAGCTCTTGGCCCGGAATGGTAGGCGCCGGGCAGGGCGCGGATCGACACGTCACGCAGTG is part of the Callospermophilus lateralis isolate mCalLat2 chromosome 1, mCalLat2.hap1, whole genome shotgun sequence genome and encodes:
- the Prss57 gene encoding serine protease 57, giving the protein MGPRLGDWGRLLLTLAAALTLPTRAPGSQGAQIIGGREVTPHSRPYMASVSFGGQHHCGGFLLRSRWVVSAAHCFSHRDPRAGLVVLGAHTLRPKEPTRQVFGIAAVTRHPDYQPATHTNDICLLRLNGSAVLGPAVGLLHLPRSGARPPAAGARCRVAGWGFVSDFEEPPPGLMEAEVRVLGLDVCNSSWRGQLSPHMLCTRSGDRRRRGFCSGDSGGPLVCMGRAHGLISFSGLWCGDPKTPDVYTQVSAFVAWIWGVVRGGRPPPRIAENRLGAA